Proteins found in one Loxodonta africana isolate mLoxAfr1 chromosome 21, mLoxAfr1.hap2, whole genome shotgun sequence genomic segment:
- the LRP3 gene encoding low-density lipoprotein receptor-related protein 3 isoform X2, with protein MEKRAAAGPEGAPGARAQLAVVCLVNFFLTGRLSSAVPALAACSGKLEQHTERRGVIYSPAWPLNYPPGTNCSWYIQGDRGDMITISFRNFDVEESHQCSLDWLMLGPAAPPRQEAFRLCGSAIPPAFISARDHVWIFFHSDASSSGQAQGFRLSYIRGKLGQASCQADEFRCDNGKCLPGPWQCNTVDECGDGSDEGNCSAPASEPPGSLCPGGTFPCSGARSTRCLPVERRCDGTQDCGDGSDEAGCPDLACGRRLGSFYGSFASPDLFGAARGPSDLHCTWLVDTQDPRRVLLQLELRLGYDDYVQVYEGLGERGDRLLQTLSYRSNHRPVSLEAAQGRLTVAYHARARSAGHGFNATYQVKGYCLPWEQPCGSSSEGDVGDAGDQGCFSEPQRCDGWWHCASGRDEQGCPACPPDQYPCEGGSGLCYTLADRCNNQKSCPDGADEKNCFSCQPGTFHCGTNLCIFETWRCDGQEDCQDGSDEHGCLAAVPRKVITAALIGSLVCGLLLVIALGCAFKLYSLRTQEYRAFETQMTRLEAEFVRREAPPSYGQLIAQGLIPPVEDFPVYSASQASVLQNLRTAMRRQMRRHASRRGPSRRRLGRLWNRLFHRPRVPRGQIPLLTATRTSQTVLGNGLLQPALGAAPDPPASLTDTGSPGAAGDGLPSAPGHAPEGGPSVSLPPTGLQDPEYRPMDKDRKACRDALVDLPAPGDMPREPCLAQDPHAPAITACSNLGPHPPEPPGVCRSPPPACSPILEGSDDEALLVC; from the exons CTGCCTGCAGTGGGAAGCTGGAGCAGCACACGGAGCGACGTGGTGTCATCTACAGCCCAGCCTGGCCCCTCAACTACCCGCCGGGCACCAACTGCAGCTGGTACATCCAGGGTGACCGTGGGGACATGATCACCATCAG CTTCCGCAACTTTGACGTGGAGGAGTCCCACCAGTGCTCCCTGGACTGGCTCATGCTGGGCCCAGCGGCCCCGCCCCGCCAGGAGGCCTTCCGGCTCTGTGGCTCTGCCATCCCACCTGCCTTCATCTCTGCCCGGGACCACGTCTGGATCTTCTTCCACTCTGACGCTTCCAGCTCTGGCCAGGCCCAGGGCTTCCGTCTCTCATACATCCGAG GGAAGCTGGGCCAGGCGTCCTGCCAGGCTGATGAGTTCCGCTGCGACAATGGCAAGTGCCTGCCAGGCCCGTGGCAGTGTAACACCGTGGATGAGTGTGGGGACGGCTCTGACGAGGGCAACTGCTCGGCACCCGCCTCTGAGCCGCCGGGCAGCCTGTGCCCGGGCGGCACCTTCCCCTGCAGTGGGGCGCGCTCCACGCGCTGCCTCCCTGTGGAGCGGCGCTGTGATGGCACACAGGACTGCGGTGATGGCTCCGACGAGGCTGGCTGCCCGGACCTGGCGTGTGGCCGGCGGCTGGGCAGCTTCTACGGCTCCTTTGCCTCCCCTGACCTGTTTGGTGCAGCCCGGGGCCCTTCGGACCTTCACTGCACGTGGCTGGTGGACACGCAGGACCCAAGGCGCGTGCTGCTGCAGCTGGAGCTGCGACTGGGCTACGATGACTATGTGCAGGTGTATGAGGGCCTGGGTGAGCGCGGGGACCGCCTGCTGCAGACGCTGTCCTACCGCAGCAACCACCGGCCCGTGAGCCTCGAGGCTGCCCAGGGCCGCCTCACCGTGGCCTACCACGCCCGCGCCCGCAGCGCTGGCCATGGCTTCAACGCCACATACCAGGTGAAGGGCTACTGTCTCCCATGGGAGCAGCCATGTGGCAGCAGCAGCGAGGGGGACGTGGGGGATGCAGGGGATCAGGGCTGCTTCTCGGAGCCACAGCGCTGTGATGGCTGGTGGCACTGTGCCAGTGGCCGCgatgagcagggctgccccgcctgCCCGCCTGACCAGTACCCCTGCGAGGGTGGCAGTGGCCTGTGCTACACACTCGCTGACCGCTGCAACAACCAGAAAAGCTGCCCTGATGGTGCCGACGAGAAGAACTGCTTCTCCTGCCAGCCCGGCACCTTCCACTGTGGCACCAACCTGTGCATCTTTGAGACGTGGCGCTGCGACGGCCAAGAGGACTGCCAGGACGGCAGTGACGAGCATGGCTGCCTGGCTGCCGTGCCCCGAAAGGTCATCACCGCTGCCCTAATCGGCAGCCTCGTCTGCGGTCTGCTCCTCGTCATCGCTCTGGGCTGCGCCTTCAAGCTCTACTCACTGCGCACGCAGGAGTACAG GGCCTTTGAGACCCAGATGACACGCCTGGAGGCCGAATTTGTGCGGCGGGAGGCACCCCCATCCTACGGTCAGCTCATTGCACAGGGCCTCATTCCACCCGTGGAGGACTTTCCTGTCTACAGCGCATCCCAG GCCTCGGTGCTACAGAACCTTCGCACAGCCATGCGGAGACAGATGCGCCGGCACGCCTCCCGCCGCGGACCCTCCCGCCGCCGCCTTGGCCGCCTCTGGAATAGGCTCTTCCACCGGCCACGGGTGCCACGCGGCCAGATCCCGCTGCTGACTGCCACACGCACCTCACAGACAGTGCTGGGCAACGGGCTCCTCCAGCCTGCACTGGGGGCTGCCCCGGATCCCCCGGCATCCCTTACGGACACAGGCAGCCCCGGGGCAGCTGGTGATGGGCTCCCCAGTGCCCCCGGCCATGCGCCTGAGGGGGGACCTTCAGTGTCACTGCCCCCCACCGGCCTGCAGGACCCAGAGTACAGGCCCATGGACAAGGACAGAAAGGCCTGCCGGGATGCTCTGGTGGACCTCCCAGCCCCTGGGGACATGCCTCGGGAGCCCTGCTTGGCCCAGGACCCCCATGCCCCGGCCATCACTGCCTGCAGCAACCTTGGCCCCCACCCACCAGAGCCGCCGGGGGTCTGCAGGAGCCCCCCGCCAGCCTGCTCCCCGATATTGGAGGGCAGCGACGACGAGGCTTTGCTGGTCTGCTGA
- the SLC7A10 gene encoding asc-type amino acid transporter 1, which yields MAGHTQQPSGRGNSIPAPSPSPSPGPGLGASERVALKKEIGLVSACTIIIGNIIGSGIFISPKGVLEHSGSVGLALFVWVLGGGITALGSLCYAELGVTIPKSGGDYAYVTEIFGGLAGFLLLWSAVLIMYPTSLAVISMTFSNYVLQPVFPNCIPPAAASRILSMACLMLLTWVNSSSVRWATRIQDIFTGGKLLALSLIIGMGFVQIFQGHFAELRPSNAFSFWMKPSVGHLALAFLQGSFAFSGWNFLNYVTEELVDPRRNLPRAIFISIPLVTFVYTFTNVAYFTAMSPQELLSSNAVAVTFGEKLLGYFAWVMPVSVALSTFGGINGYLFTSSRLCFSGAREGHLPSLLAMIHVRRCTPIPALLVCCGATAVIMLVGDTYTLINYVSFINYLCYGVTILGLLVLRWRRPALHRPIKVNLLVPVMYLVFWAFLLVFSFISEPMVCGVGVIIILTGVPIFFLGAFWRSKPKCVQRLTESMTRWGQELCFVVYPQGSPEEEENGPCQPSPIPTSDTPLKTQ from the exons GAAACATCATCGGCTCGGGCATCTTCATCTCACCCAAGGGTGTACTAGAGCACTCAGGCTCTGTGGGCCTGGCCCTCTTCGTCTGGGTCCTGGGCGGGGGCATCACTGCCCTGGGCTCTCTCTGCTATGCGGAGCTGGGAGTCACCATCCCCAAGTCCGGTGGGGACTACGCTTATGTCACAGAGATCTTCGGGGGCCTGGCTGG CTTCCTGCTGCTCTGGAGCGCTGTGCTCATCATGTACCCCACCAGCCTGGCCGTCATCTCCATGACCTTCTCCAACTACGTGCTGCAGCCCGTATTCCCCAACTGCATCCCACCTGCTGCCGCCTCCCGCATCCTCTCCATGGCCTGCCTGA TGCTCCTGACATGGGTGAACAGCTCCAGCGTGCGCTGGGCCACACGCATCCAGGACATCTTCACGGGTGGGAAGCTTCTGGCCCTGTCGCTCATCATTGGCATGGGCTTTGTCCAGATCTTCCAAG GACACTTTGCGGAGCTGAGGCCCAGCAATGCCTTCTCCTTCTGGATGAAGCCCTCTGTGGGCCACCTGGCCCTGGCAttcctccagggctcctttgccttCAGTGGCTGGAACTTTCTCAACTACGTCACCGAGGAGCTGGTGGACCCTCGAAG GAACCTACCTCGTGCCATCTTCATCTCCATTCCACTGGTGACCTTCGTGTACACGTTCACCAACGTTGCCTACTTCACCGCCATGTCCCCACAGGAGCTGCTGTCCTCGAACGCGGTAGCTGTG ACCTTCGGGGAGAAGCTCCTGGGTTACTTTGCTTGGGTCATGCCTGTTTCCGTGGCGCTTTCCACTTTTGGAGGGATCAATGGCTACCTGTTCACCTCCTCCAG GCTGTGCTTCTCTGGAGCCAGGGAGGGGCACCTTCCCAGCCTGCTGGCCATGATCCATGTCAGACGCTGCACCCCTATCCCCGCCCTCCTTGTCTGT TGTGGGGCCACAGCCGTCATCATGCTCGTGGGAGACACATACACTCTCATCAACTACGTGTCCTTCATCAACTATCTCTGCTACGGTGTCACCATCCTGGGTCTGCTCGTGCTGCGCTGGAGGCGGCCGGCGCTCCACAGGCCCATCAAG GTGAACCTGCTTGTCCCAGTCATGTACTTGGTCTTCTGGGCGTTCCTGTTGGTCTTCAGCTTCATCTCGGAGCCAATGGTCTGTGGAGTCGGGGTCATCATCATCCTCACAGGGGTGCCCATTTTCTTCCTGGGAGCATTCTGGAGAAGTAAACCAAAGTGTGTGCAGCGACTCACTG AGTCAATGACACGCTGGGGCCAGGAGCTGTGTTTCGTGGTCTACCCCCAGGGCTCCCCGGAGGAGGAAGAGAACGGGCCCTGCCAGCCCTCCCCAATCCCCACCTCGGACACACCCTTGAAGACACAATGA
- the LRP3 gene encoding low-density lipoprotein receptor-related protein 3 isoform X1 — MSAGASGVGVSVAALWALPCEVKGNQPQAQAVLSRPSQGLLAGPRWVPGVREPPPLTLFVSPTVNFFLTGRLSSAVPALAACSGKLEQHTERRGVIYSPAWPLNYPPGTNCSWYIQGDRGDMITISFRNFDVEESHQCSLDWLMLGPAAPPRQEAFRLCGSAIPPAFISARDHVWIFFHSDASSSGQAQGFRLSYIRGKLGQASCQADEFRCDNGKCLPGPWQCNTVDECGDGSDEGNCSAPASEPPGSLCPGGTFPCSGARSTRCLPVERRCDGTQDCGDGSDEAGCPDLACGRRLGSFYGSFASPDLFGAARGPSDLHCTWLVDTQDPRRVLLQLELRLGYDDYVQVYEGLGERGDRLLQTLSYRSNHRPVSLEAAQGRLTVAYHARARSAGHGFNATYQVKGYCLPWEQPCGSSSEGDVGDAGDQGCFSEPQRCDGWWHCASGRDEQGCPACPPDQYPCEGGSGLCYTLADRCNNQKSCPDGADEKNCFSCQPGTFHCGTNLCIFETWRCDGQEDCQDGSDEHGCLAAVPRKVITAALIGSLVCGLLLVIALGCAFKLYSLRTQEYRAFETQMTRLEAEFVRREAPPSYGQLIAQGLIPPVEDFPVYSASQASVLQNLRTAMRRQMRRHASRRGPSRRRLGRLWNRLFHRPRVPRGQIPLLTATRTSQTVLGNGLLQPALGAAPDPPASLTDTGSPGAAGDGLPSAPGHAPEGGPSVSLPPTGLQDPEYRPMDKDRKACRDALVDLPAPGDMPREPCLAQDPHAPAITACSNLGPHPPEPPGVCRSPPPACSPILEGSDDEALLVC; from the exons CTGCCTGCAGTGGGAAGCTGGAGCAGCACACGGAGCGACGTGGTGTCATCTACAGCCCAGCCTGGCCCCTCAACTACCCGCCGGGCACCAACTGCAGCTGGTACATCCAGGGTGACCGTGGGGACATGATCACCATCAG CTTCCGCAACTTTGACGTGGAGGAGTCCCACCAGTGCTCCCTGGACTGGCTCATGCTGGGCCCAGCGGCCCCGCCCCGCCAGGAGGCCTTCCGGCTCTGTGGCTCTGCCATCCCACCTGCCTTCATCTCTGCCCGGGACCACGTCTGGATCTTCTTCCACTCTGACGCTTCCAGCTCTGGCCAGGCCCAGGGCTTCCGTCTCTCATACATCCGAG GGAAGCTGGGCCAGGCGTCCTGCCAGGCTGATGAGTTCCGCTGCGACAATGGCAAGTGCCTGCCAGGCCCGTGGCAGTGTAACACCGTGGATGAGTGTGGGGACGGCTCTGACGAGGGCAACTGCTCGGCACCCGCCTCTGAGCCGCCGGGCAGCCTGTGCCCGGGCGGCACCTTCCCCTGCAGTGGGGCGCGCTCCACGCGCTGCCTCCCTGTGGAGCGGCGCTGTGATGGCACACAGGACTGCGGTGATGGCTCCGACGAGGCTGGCTGCCCGGACCTGGCGTGTGGCCGGCGGCTGGGCAGCTTCTACGGCTCCTTTGCCTCCCCTGACCTGTTTGGTGCAGCCCGGGGCCCTTCGGACCTTCACTGCACGTGGCTGGTGGACACGCAGGACCCAAGGCGCGTGCTGCTGCAGCTGGAGCTGCGACTGGGCTACGATGACTATGTGCAGGTGTATGAGGGCCTGGGTGAGCGCGGGGACCGCCTGCTGCAGACGCTGTCCTACCGCAGCAACCACCGGCCCGTGAGCCTCGAGGCTGCCCAGGGCCGCCTCACCGTGGCCTACCACGCCCGCGCCCGCAGCGCTGGCCATGGCTTCAACGCCACATACCAGGTGAAGGGCTACTGTCTCCCATGGGAGCAGCCATGTGGCAGCAGCAGCGAGGGGGACGTGGGGGATGCAGGGGATCAGGGCTGCTTCTCGGAGCCACAGCGCTGTGATGGCTGGTGGCACTGTGCCAGTGGCCGCgatgagcagggctgccccgcctgCCCGCCTGACCAGTACCCCTGCGAGGGTGGCAGTGGCCTGTGCTACACACTCGCTGACCGCTGCAACAACCAGAAAAGCTGCCCTGATGGTGCCGACGAGAAGAACTGCTTCTCCTGCCAGCCCGGCACCTTCCACTGTGGCACCAACCTGTGCATCTTTGAGACGTGGCGCTGCGACGGCCAAGAGGACTGCCAGGACGGCAGTGACGAGCATGGCTGCCTGGCTGCCGTGCCCCGAAAGGTCATCACCGCTGCCCTAATCGGCAGCCTCGTCTGCGGTCTGCTCCTCGTCATCGCTCTGGGCTGCGCCTTCAAGCTCTACTCACTGCGCACGCAGGAGTACAG GGCCTTTGAGACCCAGATGACACGCCTGGAGGCCGAATTTGTGCGGCGGGAGGCACCCCCATCCTACGGTCAGCTCATTGCACAGGGCCTCATTCCACCCGTGGAGGACTTTCCTGTCTACAGCGCATCCCAG GCCTCGGTGCTACAGAACCTTCGCACAGCCATGCGGAGACAGATGCGCCGGCACGCCTCCCGCCGCGGACCCTCCCGCCGCCGCCTTGGCCGCCTCTGGAATAGGCTCTTCCACCGGCCACGGGTGCCACGCGGCCAGATCCCGCTGCTGACTGCCACACGCACCTCACAGACAGTGCTGGGCAACGGGCTCCTCCAGCCTGCACTGGGGGCTGCCCCGGATCCCCCGGCATCCCTTACGGACACAGGCAGCCCCGGGGCAGCTGGTGATGGGCTCCCCAGTGCCCCCGGCCATGCGCCTGAGGGGGGACCTTCAGTGTCACTGCCCCCCACCGGCCTGCAGGACCCAGAGTACAGGCCCATGGACAAGGACAGAAAGGCCTGCCGGGATGCTCTGGTGGACCTCCCAGCCCCTGGGGACATGCCTCGGGAGCCCTGCTTGGCCCAGGACCCCCATGCCCCGGCCATCACTGCCTGCAGCAACCTTGGCCCCCACCCACCAGAGCCGCCGGGGGTCTGCAGGAGCCCCCCGCCAGCCTGCTCCCCGATATTGGAGGGCAGCGACGACGAGGCTTTGCTGGTCTGCTGA